In one Diabrotica virgifera virgifera chromosome 5, PGI_DIABVI_V3a genomic region, the following are encoded:
- the LOC114335541 gene encoding neurogenic locus Notch protein, giving the protein MLMDNLKIHRVNAIATLVSGKCIGIMKTVYEMFQLLLVALFCSTISADDGSKCKVEVKIWNTKIYCHNLILNDTELTLDVPKISNTSNLYLNLVNCTGKIDETSLSNLREVTSIYMVTHWKYLCNNVTCETITNTTCVQTNSGYNCTCPKTTTGPNCEINLVNEFDISPSQKHIGKICEVFDRSAPEGVGKPVTQLQDFNKTYTMVLEKQRQECIRNKCHIKRGNMRCDEECNTYACDFDGYDCSLGINPWANCTAPTKCWEVFMDGRCNEDCNNPQCLFDGRDCEKKLQACNPIYDAYCKKHYANGFCDYGCNNDECNWDGLDCEKEPPEQADGVITMVILMDMESFKNNLGTFLRDTSHQLRTTVRVKKDQLGNDMIYPWMGSTPSDNQQDGYFRKKQHVVYSEQAQTGVKVFLELDNRKCASLVKNSDFCFQTASAAAEFLAAKASKHMMPSSFPIYQVNGTQINAQANADKLLLQNSGRL; this is encoded by the exons ATGTTGATGGACAATCTAAAAATCCACAGAGTTAATGCGATTGCGACCTTGGTCAGTGGAAAGTGTATCGGGATAATGAAAACAGTTTATGAAAT gtttCAACTACTCCTAGTAGCTCTTTTTTGTTCTACAATTTCTGCAGATGATGGGTCTAAGTGCAAAGTTGAAGTTAAAATTTGGAATACCAAAATATATTGCCACAATTTAATATTAAATGATACCGAGTTGACTTTAGATGTACCAAAAATTTCGAATACTTCAAACCTGTATCTGAACCTTGTCAATTGTACGGGAAAAATAGATGAAACATCACTCTCTAATTTACGTGAAGTCACCTCAATTTATATGG TAACCCATTGGAAATACTTGTGCAACAACGTCACATGCGAGACAATCACAAATACAACATGTGTACAAACTAACTCTGGGTACAATTGCACTTGTCCAAAAACAACTACTGGGCCCAATTGTGAAATCAACTTGGTGAACGAATTCGACATTAGTCCCTCGCAGAAACACATCGGAAAAATTTGCGAAGTATTTGATCGAAGCGCACCAGAAGGCGTTGGAAAACCTGTGACACAGTTACAAGACTTCAACAAGACTTACACCATGGTTTTAGAAAAGCAACGGCAAGAATGTATTCGAAATAAATGTCATATAAAAAGAGGTAACATGCGCTGCGATGAAGAATGCAACACCTACGCTTGCGATTTTGATGGTTATGACTGTTCTTTGGGTATCAATCCATGGGCGAATTGTACTGCACCCACCAAATGTTGGGAAGTATTTATGGATGGTCGCTGCAATGAAGACTGCAACAATCCTCAGTGTTTGTTTGATGGACGAGACTGTGAGAAGAAACTGCAAGCTTGCAACCCGATTTATGATGCTTACTGCAAAAAACATTACGCCAACGGTTTCTGCGATTATGGCTGTAACAACGACGAGTGCAACTGGGACGGTTTGGATTGCGAAAAAGAACCACCAGAACAAGCAGATGGAGTTATAACAATGGTGATTTTAATGGACATGGAGAGCTTTAAAAACAACTTGGGCACATTCTTGAGAGACACAAGTCACCAATTGCGCACCACCGTAAGAGTAAAGAAAGATCAGCTAGGAAATGACATGATTTATCCGTGGATGGGATCAACACCATCAGACAACCAACAGGATGGTTACTTCCGAAAGAAACAACATGTAGTCTACTCAGAACAAGCACAAACTGGAGTCAAAGTATTTTTGGAGCTAGACAATCGGAAATGTGCATCGCTGGTAAAGAATTCGGACTTTTGCTTCCAAACAGCAAGTGCAGCTGCCGAATTCTTAGCTGCCAAAGCTTCCAAACACATGATGCCCTCGTCTTTTCCGATATATCAAGTAAACGGCACTCAAATAAATGCTCAAGCAAATGCTGACAAGTTGTTGCTACAGAATTCTGGCAGATTGTAG